From Pelotomaculum schinkii, the proteins below share one genomic window:
- a CDS encoding MASE3 domain-containing protein, whose amino-acid sequence MFTAGLVKERVLTDKSFLPKLALSVLFFLFLTFLAGRFYVVVNKDVYPGVHMVMEFVGIIVAVCSSLMSWYDYKYKHELRMLILCLTFGGVALIEFAHAVSYLGMPAFITPNSVNKASTYWIIFNLLLSSGLVAAIFCGSKVKKVGQVTLLLTSFSLATLVLIVAVALFLPILPPMYNPVAGSQTQIKVILEYVVIFLLLLAAAKLLQKKQVAKQDYYLCLALVLGALSEVAFTFYSNAYDVYNLLGHVFKVFSYAFIFKALSDEAVGMLYETNSKLAEQRELLAHANRQLQEQDRLKDEFLANTNHELRTPLSAIIAFTELLMDPAAGELNDLQKDYLNEINDSGKELLVRINGFLDLSKIAAGKTVVYKEEFLVAELIEDIVRRMAPLFQNKGVVLETIPCPGGIKVLADKDKAGQVLTNLMSNALKFTAPNGIVIVEAGLEEATDSVNISVKDSGIGIDERDLEKIFNPFYQVDGAASRNFGGTGIGLTLAKKLVELNGGNITVSSRRSQGSVFTFTLPVAGREILGEVF is encoded by the coding sequence TTGTTTACTGCCGGTTTAGTAAAGGAACGTGTTCTAACAGACAAAAGCTTTCTGCCCAAGCTGGCCTTGTCGGTCTTGTTCTTCCTTTTCCTTACTTTTTTGGCGGGAAGGTTTTATGTGGTTGTTAATAAAGATGTTTACCCCGGTGTCCATATGGTGATGGAGTTTGTGGGTATCATCGTGGCCGTCTGTTCTTCCCTCATGAGCTGGTACGATTATAAGTACAAGCATGAATTAAGAATGCTGATATTGTGCCTCACCTTTGGCGGGGTAGCTCTTATTGAATTTGCCCACGCTGTATCTTACCTGGGTATGCCCGCTTTTATTACGCCAAACTCAGTTAACAAGGCATCTACCTACTGGATAATATTTAACCTGTTACTCAGCTCTGGATTGGTTGCGGCAATTTTTTGCGGCAGTAAGGTAAAGAAGGTGGGACAGGTTACTTTACTGTTGACCTCTTTTAGTCTGGCTACTTTGGTACTGATTGTGGCGGTAGCCTTGTTCCTGCCGATTCTCCCCCCCATGTATAATCCAGTTGCCGGCAGTCAGACCCAGATCAAGGTGATCTTAGAATATGTTGTGATTTTTTTACTGCTGCTGGCCGCGGCAAAGCTGCTTCAAAAGAAGCAAGTAGCCAAACAGGATTATTACCTGTGTCTCGCCCTCGTCCTCGGGGCACTTAGTGAGGTGGCCTTTACCTTTTACAGCAACGCGTATGACGTATATAACCTGCTGGGACATGTATTTAAAGTGTTTTCCTATGCTTTTATTTTCAAGGCTCTTTCGGATGAAGCCGTAGGCATGCTTTATGAGACCAACAGCAAGCTGGCTGAACAAAGAGAACTGCTGGCGCACGCCAACCGGCAACTGCAGGAACAGGACCGTCTCAAAGATGAATTTCTCGCCAATACCAACCATGAGTTGCGTACGCCCCTGTCTGCCATTATTGCCTTTACAGAACTATTGATGGACCCGGCTGCCGGCGAGTTGAATGATTTACAGAAGGATTACCTGAATGAAATCAACGACAGCGGCAAGGAACTGCTGGTCAGGATTAACGGCTTTCTGGACCTTTCCAAAATCGCGGCCGGTAAGACCGTGGTATATAAAGAAGAGTTTTTAGTAGCTGAGTTAATCGAGGACATTGTGCGCCGTATGGCTCCGCTGTTTCAAAATAAAGGTGTAGTCCTCGAGACAATCCCCTGCCCCGGGGGTATTAAGGTCTTGGCGGACAAAGACAAGGCCGGACAGGTCTTAACCAACCTTATGTCCAATGCCCTCAAATTTACGGCGCCGAACGGGATCGTTATTGTTGAGGCAGGTCTGGAAGAAGCGACTGACTCCGTCAACATATCGGTCAAGGATTCCGGCATCGGCATAGACGAGCGGGATCTGGAAAAAATATTCAACCCTTTCTATCAGGTTGACGGCGCCGCCTCAAGGAACTTCGGCGGAACCGGTATCGGCCTGACTCTGGCCAAGAAGCTTGTTGAGTTAAACGGAGGGAATATAACAGTATCCAGCAGGCGTTCGCAGGGTAGCGTTTTCACCTTTACACTGCCTGTGGCTGGACGGGAAATTCTGGGGGAGGTGTTTTGA
- a CDS encoding DUF5658 family protein — translation MLSYLLVLLFCTMDHLFTCWELGTALAHELNPLLIGLMSLPVSTSLPLRLLWILAALLALRFLTRFEPAFIEKCLGVLVVVYGLVIAYHGTVIYRIVHTVWYVNLSGCG, via the coding sequence ATGCTTTCTTATCTGCTGGTACTGCTGTTTTGCACCATGGATCATTTATTTACCTGCTGGGAGCTCGGTACAGCATTGGCTCATGAATTAAACCCCTTACTGATAGGCCTGATGAGCCTGCCCGTGAGTACATCGCTGCCGTTAAGGCTGCTCTGGATCCTTGCAGCGCTCCTGGCATTGCGCTTCTTAACCAGATTTGAACCGGCCTTCATCGAAAAGTGCCTGGGTGTCCTGGTTGTGGTATACGGCCTGGTTATAGCATACCACGGCACGGTTATTTACAGAATTGTACATACCGTCTGGTACGTTAACCTTTCAGGCTGTGGCTAA
- a CDS encoding M48 family metallopeptidase, giving the protein MSSSREMRDSIILDGCIVPYTVRISSRARRLLLQVRLDSCALEVVAPEAFNLAELKDILTGKKSWILQKLEAAARLTAARQANQSQGRIVFYRGRQYLVETRVETGSTGAVEVEEARLVVVLPPGLEGNASAVLERWLRQMARLLINQRIRVMNEKLKLSFNRVFIKGQKTRWGSCSQQKNLNFNWRLVMAPLPVLDYIVAHELAHLVEMNHSKKFWALVEQIYPGYRVHRAWLKKNGRLLTL; this is encoded by the coding sequence ATGTCTTCATCTCGGGAAATGAGGGATTCAATTATTCTTGACGGCTGTATAGTTCCTTATACTGTAAGGATAAGCAGCCGGGCCAGGCGCCTGCTCCTGCAGGTGCGCCTGGATTCCTGCGCTCTTGAGGTAGTGGCTCCCGAAGCTTTTAACCTGGCTGAATTAAAAGATATTCTAACGGGAAAGAAATCCTGGATCCTTCAAAAGCTGGAGGCTGCGGCTCGTCTGACTGCCGCGAGGCAGGCCAACCAGTCTCAAGGCCGCATTGTTTTTTACCGGGGCAGGCAGTACCTGGTTGAGACCCGTGTAGAGACTGGCTCTACCGGCGCGGTAGAAGTGGAGGAGGCCAGGCTGGTAGTGGTGCTTCCGCCTGGATTGGAGGGGAACGCCTCCGCAGTACTGGAGCGGTGGCTGCGCCAAATGGCCCGGCTTTTGATTAACCAGAGAATACGGGTAATGAATGAAAAGTTAAAACTGTCCTTTAACCGGGTGTTTATCAAGGGACAAAAAACCCGCTGGGGCAGCTGTTCACAGCAAAAAAACCTGAATTTTAACTGGCGGTTGGTGATGGCCCCCCTGCCGGTTCTGGATTATATTGTCGCACATGAACTGGCCCACCTGGTGGAGATGAACCATTCCAAAAAGTTTTGGGCGTTGGTTGAACAAATCTACCCCGGCTACAGAGTACACCGGGCCTGGCTGAAAAAAAACGGCAGACTGCTGACGCTGTAA
- a CDS encoding FmdB family zinc ribbon protein, whose translation MPIFEYKCSDCKKIFEIIHLPGKDSELKCAACGSTNLKKLISAPFLPSAVGKPANDELKSCCGAANPQECPGPGSCCSQ comes from the coding sequence ATGCCTATCTTTGAGTACAAATGCAGCGACTGTAAAAAAATATTTGAAATTATCCACCTGCCGGGCAAGGACAGTGAGTTGAAATGCGCGGCGTGTGGCAGTACCAATTTGAAAAAGCTAATCTCGGCTCCTTTTTTACCCAGTGCGGTGGGTAAGCCGGCCAATGATGAACTTAAGTCCTGCTGCGGCGCTGCCAATCCTCAAGAGTGCCCGGGTCCTGGTTCCTGCTGCAGCCAGTAA
- a CDS encoding TIGR04076 family protein, which translates to MYKFKVIATIVEIRGEGSCSYGHKVGESFEFTQFTPGGLCQFAYDSLRSAVAALLYGGNFPWSEDSECTTWACPDPDRPVIFELRRVPVAE; encoded by the coding sequence ATGTATAAGTTCAAGGTTATCGCCACAATTGTGGAAATTCGTGGAGAGGGAAGCTGTTCTTACGGTCATAAGGTGGGGGAGAGTTTTGAATTTACCCAGTTTACCCCCGGAGGACTGTGCCAGTTTGCTTATGATTCACTTCGCTCAGCCGTGGCTGCGCTCCTGTACGGAGGCAATTTCCCGTGGAGCGAGGATAGTGAATGCACCACCTGGGCCTGCCCCGATCCTGACCGTCCGGTAATTTTTGAACTGCGCAGGGTCCCTGTTGCAGAATAA
- a CDS encoding RrF2 family transcriptional regulator: MRLNQATDYAMRAILYLSGVPYGQVVEAKLIAEEENIPIRFLLKILRLLTKDGIVDSHRGVNGGYALARHPSKITLLDVVEAIEGPIAINRCLYAPEECSKRFSEHCPVHEALFELQKSITEHLSRYNFQMLRERVK, from the coding sequence ATGAGACTAAATCAGGCGACAGACTACGCTATGCGGGCAATCCTGTACCTTTCGGGGGTGCCTTACGGGCAGGTGGTAGAAGCAAAGCTAATAGCCGAAGAAGAAAATATACCTATCCGTTTTTTGTTAAAAATCTTGCGTCTTCTGACTAAAGACGGGATCGTCGACTCCCACCGGGGTGTCAACGGAGGCTATGCCCTGGCCAGGCATCCATCAAAAATAACCTTGCTGGACGTAGTTGAAGCCATTGAAGGTCCCATAGCTATTAACCGTTGTCTCTACGCCCCGGAAGAATGTAGCAAGCGTTTCAGCGAGCACTGTCCTGTGCACGAGGCTCTTTTTGAGCTCCAAAAGTCCATAACGGAGCACCTTAGCCGCTACAATTTCCAAATGCTCCGGGAGCGGGTGAAATGA
- the cooS gene encoding anaerobic carbon-monoxide dehydrogenase catalytic subunit, which produces MSADKILYDFLTLKSDLETSFNRVPDQAVKCGFGMQGVCCRLCANGPCRITPTSPRGVCGASPDTMVARNFLRAVAAGAACYLHIVENAAVNLREIGRGNTDLPLKGAALLLEMAERLGVAGTDEKQKAANLADLVLADLYRPRSEKMQLVKKLAYGPRYDKWQELGILPGGAKSEVFDAIVKSSTNLSSDPLDMLLHVLRLGIATGLYGLAMTNRINDMIWGEPEIRTARAGFGVVDPDYINIMVTGHQQSLVGILQDALLSPEADTKAKACGAKGYKIVGSTCVGQDMQLRGAHCADVFAGHTGNNFTSEALVATGAIDLLVSEFNCTLPGIETICEQMQVPQFCLDDVAKKKNAGYLTFDIKDRHSIAGIIIQVGAESFTARRKHVTITVPAHGYGDVLTGFSEKTLKSFLGGSYKPLIELIAAGKIKGIAAVVGCSNLTAGGHDVFTVGMTRELIKRDIIVLSAGCTSGALENVGLMSPSAAEQAGVNLKEVCLQLGIPPVLNFGPCLAIGRLEETAADIAAELGVDLPQLPLVLSAPQWLEEQALADGAFGLALGLTLHLAIPPFITGSEMVTKVLTGDLEQLTGGRVIVDGDIISTVNQLEAVINAKRSGLGL; this is translated from the coding sequence ATGTCCGCTGACAAAATCCTTTACGACTTCCTGACATTAAAAAGTGACTTGGAGACATCCTTTAACCGTGTGCCCGACCAGGCCGTTAAATGCGGCTTCGGCATGCAGGGGGTGTGCTGCAGGCTTTGTGCCAACGGTCCCTGCCGGATTACTCCCACTTCGCCCCGGGGCGTCTGCGGCGCTTCACCGGACACCATGGTGGCCAGGAACTTTCTGCGGGCTGTGGCGGCAGGAGCTGCCTGCTACTTGCACATCGTTGAAAACGCGGCCGTAAATTTGCGGGAGATTGGCAGGGGCAACACCGACCTGCCTCTGAAAGGAGCCGCCCTTCTGCTCGAAATGGCTGAACGCCTTGGGGTTGCCGGTACTGATGAAAAACAAAAGGCAGCAAATCTGGCTGACCTGGTACTGGCAGATTTATACCGCCCTCGCAGTGAAAAAATGCAATTGGTAAAGAAATTAGCCTACGGTCCGCGCTACGATAAGTGGCAGGAGCTGGGCATCCTGCCAGGCGGCGCCAAGTCTGAAGTATTTGACGCTATAGTCAAGAGCAGCACCAATTTATCCAGTGATCCTCTCGACATGCTGCTCCACGTCCTGCGCCTTGGCATTGCCACCGGCTTGTACGGACTGGCTATGACCAACCGGATTAACGACATGATCTGGGGAGAACCGGAAATCAGGACGGCCAGGGCAGGCTTCGGAGTGGTAGACCCGGATTATATCAACATCATGGTTACCGGACACCAGCAGTCCCTGGTGGGCATACTGCAGGATGCCTTACTGTCTCCCGAAGCCGACACAAAAGCCAAAGCCTGTGGGGCAAAAGGCTACAAGATTGTCGGATCTACGTGCGTCGGGCAGGATATGCAACTGCGGGGAGCGCACTGTGCAGATGTATTTGCGGGCCATACCGGCAACAACTTTACCAGCGAGGCGCTGGTAGCCACCGGCGCCATAGATCTGTTGGTATCTGAATTCAACTGTACCCTGCCGGGGATTGAAACAATTTGCGAGCAAATGCAGGTACCGCAATTTTGCCTGGACGATGTGGCCAAGAAGAAAAATGCTGGATACCTAACCTTTGATATAAAGGATCGCCACAGCATCGCCGGGATAATTATACAGGTGGGCGCTGAGAGTTTTACGGCCAGGCGTAAACATGTAACCATCACCGTACCTGCTCACGGTTACGGGGATGTGCTTACCGGTTTTAGTGAAAAAACCCTGAAGAGCTTCCTGGGCGGCAGTTACAAACCCCTTATAGAACTGATTGCCGCAGGCAAAATTAAGGGCATTGCTGCTGTAGTGGGCTGTTCCAACCTGACCGCCGGCGGGCACGATGTTTTCACCGTGGGAATGACCAGAGAATTAATCAAACGCGACATTATCGTGCTCTCGGCCGGCTGCACCAGCGGAGCCCTGGAGAATGTAGGTTTAATGTCCCCATCAGCAGCGGAACAAGCCGGGGTAAACTTAAAAGAAGTCTGCCTGCAATTGGGAATACCCCCTGTGCTCAATTTTGGCCCCTGCCTGGCCATCGGCCGCCTGGAGGAAACAGCGGCAGACATCGCGGCCGAACTGGGTGTGGACCTGCCGCAGTTGCCGCTGGTTCTCTCGGCGCCTCAGTGGCTGGAAGAACAAGCCCTGGCGGACGGCGCCTTCGGCCTGGCCCTGGGACTTACCTTGCATCTGGCCATCCCTCCCTTTATTACCGGCAGTGAAATGGTCACCAAGGTGCTGACCGGCGACCTTGAACAATTAACCGGCGGCCGCGTGATCGTCGACGGAGATATTATTTCAACAGTCAACCAGTTGGAAGCGGTGATAAATGCCAAAAGATCGGGCTTGGGCCTGTAA
- a CDS encoding 4Fe-4S dicluster domain-containing protein: MLRIFIKPELCAGCKNCQVTCLAEHSPSRSVWLVNLSDQGSRPRNFVELNNEGQPVPLSCRHCDEPECVNSCMSGALYKDPATGIVAHNPEQCAGCWMCVMSCPFGMIFPDARENKVSVKCDFCAGRDKPRCVEACLTGAITLIEVPSSNIDGKYPNLARGE, from the coding sequence ATGCTGAGGATATTCATTAAGCCGGAGCTGTGCGCCGGATGCAAGAATTGTCAGGTGACCTGCCTGGCCGAACACAGCCCGTCCCGTTCGGTCTGGCTGGTTAACCTTTCCGATCAGGGCAGCCGGCCGCGCAATTTTGTTGAACTGAATAACGAAGGGCAGCCCGTGCCTCTGTCTTGCCGGCACTGCGATGAACCGGAGTGTGTCAACTCCTGTATGTCGGGGGCGCTTTACAAAGACCCCGCAACCGGTATAGTCGCCCATAATCCGGAACAATGCGCCGGCTGCTGGATGTGCGTAATGTCCTGCCCCTTTGGCATGATCTTCCCGGATGCTAGAGAAAACAAGGTTTCCGTCAAATGCGACTTTTGCGCCGGTCGGGATAAACCACGCTGCGTTGAAGCCTGTCTCACGGGAGCGATTACATTAATTGAGGTACCTTCGTCGAACATAGATGGAAAGTATCCCAACCTGGCAAGGGGTGAGTAA
- a CDS encoding NAD(P)/FAD-dependent oxidoreductase, which translates to MRYLILGASATGLSAAGAIRQNDPWGDITVLSGDRHIYSRCLLPDVLAGRRDAAAARFVPEDFLRRNGVRWAGGVKAVKLLPEEKGVAADNGDKFFYDKLLIATGSSSYLPPVENINRGRQVYGLRNLEDVWDITRAAGNCRQAVIMGGGLVGVDAAVSLNEKGLAVVIVEIAGHILPLQLDQRAAASYEALFRNRGIEIITGEMMNRIILDDRQNVTGVQLKSGRVIPCGLVVAATGVRPNIDFLEGTPVEVGRGIKVNEYQETSYPDIYAAGDVCESLEVFTGKVAPTPIWPLAVLQGQVAGTNMAGGRRKIVNNFAFKNSMEFYGLNTVSFGFPEAPDTSYTTYIMESPGSYKKYIFKDGCLRGAILQGDISRAGVTGALIRKNTPVGVAPGKLFDLNYAYFFNQRENGEFVL; encoded by the coding sequence GTGAGATATTTGATTTTGGGCGCCAGCGCAACCGGGCTTAGCGCTGCCGGCGCCATCCGCCAAAACGATCCCTGGGGCGACATAACGGTACTGTCCGGTGACAGACATATTTACTCCAGATGCCTGTTGCCGGATGTACTGGCCGGCCGGAGGGACGCCGCAGCAGCTCGCTTTGTACCTGAGGACTTTCTGAGGAGAAATGGCGTCCGTTGGGCTGGCGGGGTTAAAGCTGTAAAACTTTTACCGGAGGAGAAAGGTGTAGCTGCAGACAACGGTGACAAGTTTTTTTACGACAAACTCCTGATTGCCACCGGATCGTCCTCTTATCTACCTCCGGTGGAGAATATCAACCGGGGGCGGCAGGTCTACGGCCTGCGCAACCTTGAGGACGTATGGGATATTACCAGGGCTGCCGGAAACTGCCGTCAGGCTGTCATTATGGGTGGCGGTCTGGTTGGTGTGGACGCAGCCGTGTCCTTAAATGAGAAAGGTTTGGCGGTAGTTATAGTGGAGATAGCCGGCCATATTTTGCCTCTGCAGTTGGACCAAAGGGCGGCAGCCAGCTATGAAGCATTATTCCGTAACCGGGGCATTGAAATCATTACCGGGGAAATGATGAACCGGATAATATTGGATGATCGGCAAAATGTTACCGGTGTACAGCTAAAAAGCGGCCGGGTGATACCTTGCGGCCTGGTAGTAGCCGCCACCGGCGTCAGGCCCAACATTGACTTTTTGGAGGGCACACCTGTTGAGGTGGGCAGGGGAATCAAAGTAAACGAATACCAGGAGACATCATACCCGGACATTTATGCCGCCGGTGATGTCTGCGAGTCTTTGGAAGTCTTCACCGGCAAAGTTGCGCCCACTCCTATCTGGCCTCTGGCGGTGCTGCAGGGGCAGGTTGCGGGAACAAACATGGCCGGAGGGCGCCGGAAAATAGTAAATAATTTCGCCTTTAAAAACTCAATGGAATTTTATGGACTAAACACCGTTTCCTTTGGCTTTCCCGAGGCGCCCGATACCAGCTATACGACCTATATCATGGAGAGTCCCGGCAGCTATAAAAAGTATATATTCAAGGACGGCTGCCTGCGGGGAGCCATCCTGCAGGGCGATATATCAAGGGCAGGGGTGACCGGGGCTCTAATACGTAAAAACACACCCGTTGGAGTAGCTCCCGGGAAATTATTTGATTTGAATTACGCATACTTTTTCAACCAGCGGGAAAACGGTGAGTTTGTTTTATAA
- a CDS encoding NADH peroxidase, whose protein sequence is MKKWRCTVCGYVYEGEASPEKCPNCGAPKEKFEQLTTSGPDLVDWNKIGAAKGSGFESDLDMQFKGECMEVGMYIAMARQAEREGYTEIAETMKRIAWEEAHHAARFAELLGEVLSEKTEENLKRLVDGEAGANRGKKDIAVRSKKEGQDAVHDAIHEACKDEARHCMAFHGLLKRYFPQA, encoded by the coding sequence ATGAAAAAATGGCGTTGCACTGTTTGCGGTTATGTTTACGAAGGAGAAGCATCCCCTGAAAAATGTCCAAATTGCGGAGCTCCGAAGGAAAAATTCGAGCAACTGACCACCTCCGGTCCGGACCTGGTGGACTGGAATAAGATCGGCGCGGCCAAAGGCTCCGGTTTTGAAAGCGATTTGGATATGCAGTTCAAAGGAGAGTGCATGGAGGTAGGCATGTATATCGCCATGGCCCGCCAGGCCGAACGGGAAGGCTATACTGAGATAGCTGAAACCATGAAGCGTATTGCCTGGGAAGAAGCTCACCACGCGGCACGCTTTGCTGAACTACTGGGTGAAGTTTTAAGTGAAAAAACGGAGGAAAACTTAAAAAGGCTGGTGGACGGCGAAGCCGGCGCCAACAGGGGGAAAAAAGACATTGCCGTCCGTTCCAAAAAGGAAGGTCAGGACGCTGTTCACGATGCCATTCATGAAGCTTGCAAAGATGAAGCGAGACATTGCATGGCTTTCCACGGGCTATTGAAAAGATATTTTCCTCAAGCGTAA
- a CDS encoding YkgJ family cysteine cluster protein: MDALLKDLASFYRELDEFLQPSNKDCGLCGACCLRTTSLRVYPPETENIRRYVKNDRLFKLFEKFASNSIISIWGDTTGHCPFQEGLLCSVYPARPYHCRIYGPYHHQGRDLLKECVYQGAAKSYSRREELPLIEKLDQLIENYHKLTMEPQSV, from the coding sequence ATGGATGCTCTGCTCAAAGATCTTGCGTCCTTTTACCGGGAGCTTGACGAGTTTTTGCAGCCTTCGAACAAAGATTGCGGACTATGCGGCGCATGCTGCCTGAGGACAACATCGCTGCGGGTGTACCCCCCGGAAACGGAAAATATCAGGCGGTACGTAAAAAACGACAGATTGTTCAAGCTCTTTGAGAAGTTTGCCAGTAATTCTATTATCAGCATCTGGGGCGATACAACCGGCCACTGTCCTTTTCAGGAGGGGTTGCTCTGCTCCGTCTATCCTGCCCGCCCCTATCACTGCCGTATCTACGGTCCTTACCACCACCAGGGACGCGACCTTCTGAAAGAGTGTGTCTACCAGGGCGCAGCCAAAAGCTACAGCAGGCGGGAAGAGCTTCCCCTGATTGAAAAGCTGGATCAGCTAATTGAGAACTATCATAAACTGACCATGGAACCACAAAGTGTGTAA
- a CDS encoding rubrerythrin family protein, with translation MSTEKCLKDSFAGESQANRKYLAFAKKADDEGYPGVAKLFRAASEAEAIHAQAELKALGGIKTTGENLQSAIDGETYEFTQMYPGFIQTAEAEGNSQAKKVFTFANEAEKVHADLYKKALAALDSKADTDYYLCTVCGYIHENNAPEKCPICGSTAKAFKNVG, from the coding sequence GTGAGTACGGAAAAATGCTTAAAGGACTCTTTTGCAGGAGAGTCCCAGGCTAACCGCAAATACCTGGCTTTTGCCAAAAAAGCCGATGATGAAGGGTATCCCGGTGTGGCCAAACTGTTCAGGGCGGCGTCTGAGGCTGAGGCGATCCATGCCCAGGCGGAACTGAAAGCCCTGGGAGGGATAAAAACAACGGGGGAAAATTTGCAAAGCGCCATAGACGGGGAAACCTACGAGTTTACGCAAATGTACCCCGGTTTTATCCAAACAGCTGAAGCTGAAGGGAACAGTCAGGCCAAAAAGGTATTTACCTTCGCCAACGAAGCGGAAAAAGTCCATGCCGATCTGTACAAAAAAGCTTTGGCCGCCCTGGACAGCAAGGCGGATACCGATTACTATCTGTGTACGGTTTGTGGTTACATTCATGAAAATAACGCTCCGGAGAAGTGCCCTATTTGCGGGTCTACTGCCAAAGCCTTTAAAAACGTCGGTTAA
- a CDS encoding DUF763 domain-containing protein, with the protein MANLPLHGHHCPRWLFDRMVKLSSAIIEAVVEEYGPGEVLERLSDPFWFQALGCVVGFDWHSSGLTTVLCGALKQGLRPRQHDLGIYLAGGKAMASRKTPSEIEEYADRYGLTVDVPCLQYASRLSAKVDNTAVQDGFQIYHHVFAFTGDGRWAVVQQGMDQAGGWARRYHWLGDKLDSFVEEPHSAVCGEPARAVLNMVALESAGAREASLYLAQRPDEVIRTLKKIADMPADKFKTLNLPAAHPVPGANRIEKTLARLYDLQPSTFEGMLATEGVGPATVRAFALVAEVIYNAGASRKDPVRYSFAHGGKDGHPFPVNRQDYDRSISILERALRRARTGDSDNLKALKRLAGISAFV; encoded by the coding sequence ATAGCCAACCTGCCCTTGCATGGACACCATTGCCCCCGCTGGCTCTTTGACCGGATGGTTAAGCTTAGCTCGGCTATTATTGAGGCGGTGGTTGAGGAGTATGGCCCTGGAGAAGTACTGGAGCGGCTTTCCGACCCCTTTTGGTTCCAGGCGCTGGGTTGCGTGGTGGGGTTTGACTGGCATTCTTCCGGCCTGACCACTGTCTTATGCGGGGCTTTAAAGCAAGGTTTACGCCCCAGGCAACACGATCTGGGAATTTACCTGGCCGGGGGAAAAGCCATGGCTTCCCGCAAAACGCCGTCGGAAATCGAGGAGTACGCCGACCGTTACGGGCTTACCGTCGACGTGCCCTGCCTGCAGTACGCCAGCCGCCTTTCGGCCAAGGTTGACAATACAGCAGTACAGGACGGATTTCAGATTTACCACCATGTCTTTGCTTTTACCGGAGACGGCAGGTGGGCTGTGGTCCAGCAGGGCATGGACCAGGCGGGCGGTTGGGCGCGGCGCTACCACTGGCTGGGGGATAAATTGGATTCCTTTGTGGAAGAACCCCATTCGGCCGTATGCGGTGAACCGGCGCGGGCTGTGTTAAATATGGTCGCCCTGGAGAGCGCCGGGGCCAGGGAAGCCTCGCTTTACCTGGCGCAAAGGCCGGATGAGGTTATTCGCACACTGAAAAAGATTGCGGATATGCCCGCTGACAAGTTTAAGACGCTGAATCTCCCGGCGGCTCATCCCGTTCCGGGAGCCAACCGTATTGAAAAAACCCTGGCCAGGCTTTATGATCTTCAGCCGTCCACCTTCGAGGGGATGCTGGCGACAGAAGGGGTCGGGCCTGCTACGGTCAGGGCGTTTGCCCTTGTCGCCGAGGTGATTTACAACGCGGGAGCAAGCCGTAAGGATCCGGTACGTTACAGCTTTGCGCACGGAGGTAAGGACGGGCACCCCTTTCCGGTAAACCGTCAGGATTATGACCGTTCTATCTCCATTTTGGAGAGGGCGCTACGCCGGGCCAGGACCGGAGACAGCGACAACCTGAAAGCCCTCAAAAGGCTTGCTGGCATCAGTGCCTTCGTATAA